One genomic region from Branchiostoma lanceolatum isolate klBraLanc5 chromosome 7, klBraLanc5.hap2, whole genome shotgun sequence encodes:
- the LOC136438020 gene encoding uncharacterized protein, whose protein sequence is MISYSHKQKKEVLKIREHLDKVGYRVWIDEGGISGTIARSISAAIQEAAIVLIAFSEDYVKSPFCKREVNFAQEKKREIVPMKMTEYTPDDWLGFLLSGILYVDFSPTQSFTDQLKKLEFQIEERLARLRKTEAKESL, encoded by the exons ATGATCAGCTACTCCCACAAGCAGAAGAAGGAAGTCCTCAAGATCAGAGAACATCTCGACAAAGTTGGCTACAGG GTGTGGATAGACGAGGGGGGAATATCAGGTACAATCGCCAGGTCCATATCAGCAGCAATCCAAGAGGCTGCCATCGTCCTTATCGCTTTTTCTGAGGACTATGTTAAGAGCCCTTTCTGCAAGCGAG AAGTCAACTTCGCACAAGAGAAGAAAAGGGAGATCGTTCCGATGAAGATGACGGAATACACGCCTGATGACTGGCTGGGTTTTCTGCTTTCTGGGATACTGTATGTCGACTTCTCACCCACACAGTCCTTTACTGATCAACTGAAGAAGCTTGAGTTTCAAATCGAAGAAAGGTTGGCAAGGCTGCGTAAAACTGAGGCAAAAGAAAGCCTGTAA
- the LOC136438019 gene encoding uncharacterized protein — MMAALTVAVGLLLGTIATISDGARAPTFVQHPPSTVRGTRGDNLLLTVVVNGTDELDPIVIQGPNPITGSNKLVPIFERGTGQENPHEPFKGNFSVSTDWSGGVTVVNMTILDVQSGDEGTYMFSMAFHAGPGINVTVNELNGHNDGVTVNTTVTGSKVNTTESTGSGEGLTGGAIAGIVIGLVIAAMAVAGIYLYKRRNSGIPPPDPQIVYVPVDKEAHDNGDVPGAQEPNGVGRHGREDGPEEV; from the exons ATGATGGCAGCGCTCACGGTCGCTGTCGGTCTGCTATTAGGGACAATCGCCACGATTTCAG ACGGAGCTCGAGCACCAACATTCGTCCAACACCCGCCCTCCACGGTACGAGGGACTCGGGGGGACAACCTACTTCTCACCGTTGTTGTTAACGGTACTGATGAACTTGACCCTATCGTGATTCAGGGGCCAAATCCCATAACCGGCTCTAATAAGCTAGTGCCAATTTTTGAGCGAGGAACTGGACAGGAAAACCCCCATGAGCCTTTCAAAGGTAACTTTTCAGTCAGCACTGACTGGTCTGGAGGAGTCACAGTCGTGAATATGACGATACTTGATGTTCAGTCAGGAGACGAAGGAACGTATATGTTCAGTATGGCGTTCCACGCAGGACCAGGTATAAACGTGACTGTGAATG AGCTGAACGGTCACAATGATGGTGTCACTGTCAACACAACTGTCACGGGAAGTAAAGTCAACACCACGG AATCAACAGGCTCCGGCGAAGGACTGACAGGCGGGGCCATTGCCGGCATAGTCATAGGGCTGGTCATCGCTGCAATGGCCGTTGCTGGCATCTACCTCTACAAACGGCGGAACTCAGGAATCCCTCCCCCAGACCCTCAG ATAGTGTACGTCCCTGTAGACAAGGAGGCCCATGACAACGGGGATGTTCCCGGTGCACAG GAGCCGAATGGTGTTGGCAGACATGGGAGAGAGGACGGACCTGAAGAAGTGTGA
- the LOC136438022 gene encoding uncharacterized protein, producing MMYGTLLLALLLSFLSPEIEGQQAQYTEIPRDTTVVEGDNVTLNCSVKNITNDTSVKWFGPPNYHIRTEGRTSGHPRYTIVGDPSREWALHGSCQPLLHLHRTITIPGSC from the exons ATGATGTACGGAACACTGTTGTTAGCGCTCCTGTTGTCATTTCTTTCACCAG AGATTGAGGGGCAACAAGCCCAGTACACCGAAATCCCCAGAGACACCACTGTAGTGGAGGGGGACAACGTCACCCTAAACTGCAGTGTCAAAAATATTACCAACGACACATCAGTCAAATGGTTCGGTCCACCAAATTATCACATCAGGACAGAGGGAAGGACCTCTGGTCACCCAAG GTACACGATTGTCGGGGACCCTTCTAGAG AATGGGCACTGCATGGATCTTGCCAGCCCTTGTTGCACCTACACAGAACCATCACCATTCCAGGTAGCTGTTGA
- the LOC136438015 gene encoding uncharacterized protein: MQSRDLAKYICSVIHPISPIILTWDRIFILPRDVSLVLTRTSLQKRCDCQAVDITTFDSGNLTITPRNRCMNRGPEKLSTRPTTFQAMTVPTWKIIPIILLVLWTTATFSGGAPTFIQYPPAKVEGSQGDNILLSFAANGTEEDGLIIIQGPNHPINDSKKQRIIFEQGTGQEKLLEPFKSNFSVITGWSGGVTLVNLTILDLQPGDEGAYQLSVSLIHRGPDVYVTINELNSPDDGVTVNTTVTPRTTSGSNVNTTERAGSTSGGGLPSWAIALIVLVVLAIIIAIVVFVYKRRNSGPPPQAHPRYDPVNNRDQDRHGNGVIQPAQELNGVGSHGRENGAEEVPLDNIV; this comes from the exons ATGCAATCTCGTGACTTAGcaaagtacatttgtagtgtCATACACCCTATCTCTCCCATAATCTTAACCTGGGACCGGATATTTATCCTACCTAGGGACGTTTCCCTTGTACTCACGAGAACAAGTCTACAAAAGAGGTGTGATTGCCAAGCTGTGGATATTACAACATTCGACTCAGGGAATCTAACGATTACACCTCGGAACAG GTGTATGAACCGTGGACCGGAAAAACTTTCTACTCGACCCACCACTTTTCAAGCCATGACAGTGCCCACATGGAAGATCATCCCTATTATCCTGTTAGTGTTATGGACAACCGCCACATTTTCAG GCGGAGCTCCGACGTTCATACAATACCCGCCTGCCAAGGTAGAGGGATCTCAGGGAGACAACATTCTTCTTTCCTTTGCTGCTAACGGAACTGAAGAAGATGGCTTGATTATAATTCAGGGTCCAAACCACCCTATAAACGATTCTAAAAAGCAAAGGATAATTTTTGAGCAAGGAACTGGACAGGAAAAACTACTCGAGCCATTTAAAAGTAATTTCTCAGTCATTACTGGCTGGTCTGGGGGAGTTACACTCGTAAACCTTACTATACTTGACCTTCAACCTGGAGACGAAGGAGCTTACCAGCTCAGTGTGTCGTTAATTCACCGAGGACCAGACGTCTATGTGACTATAAATG AGCTGAACAGTCCTGATGATGGCGTCACTGTCAACACAACTGTCACTCCTCGAACCACTTCGGGAAGCAATGTAAATACCACGG AACGGGCAGGATCCACCTCAGGCGGAGGGCTGCCAAGCTGGGCCATTGCTCtgatagtactagtagtgttgGCCATCATCATTGCAATTGTCGTTTTTGTCTACAAACGACGGAACTCAGGACCTCCTCCCCAAGCCCACCCG CGCTACGATCCTGTGAACAACCGTGACCAagatcgccatggcaacggggttATACAGCCTGCACAG GAGCTGAACGGAGTTGGCAGCCATGGGAGAGAGAACGGAGCTGAAGAAGTCCCCCTGGACAACATAGTGTAA